A single Diceros bicornis minor isolate mBicDic1 chromosome 7, mDicBic1.mat.cur, whole genome shotgun sequence DNA region contains:
- the LOC131408327 gene encoding olfactory receptor 8B3-like, whose protein sequence is MATGNGSFVTEFILVGLTDQPDLQLPLFFLFLVMYTVTVLGNFGMMTLIGLNSHLHTPMYFFLFNLSFIDLCCSSVFTPKMLTNFMSKNIISYMGCMTQLYFFCFLAISECYVLTSMAYDRYVAICKPLLYSVTMSPKVYSSLMLGSYLMAFSGAMAHTGCMLRLTFCDANTINHYLCDILPVLQLSCTSTYINELVIFIVGSINISVPSLTIFVSYGYILSSILHISSMGGRSKAFSTCSSHIIAVSLFFGSSAFMYLQPSSSVSMEEGKISSVFYTTTVPMMNPLIYSLRNKDVKLALRKTLNRRAF, encoded by the coding sequence ATGGCTACTGGAAATGGCTCCTTCGTGACAGAATTCATTCTGGTGGGGTTAACAGACCAGCCAGATCTCCAACTCCCCTTGTTCTTCCTGTTTCTAGTAATGTATACGGTCACTGTGTTGGGAAATTTTGGCATGATGACTCTGATTGGACTGAATTCACACcttcacacccccatgtactttttcctctttaACTTGTCCTTCATAGACCTCTGCTGTTCTTCTGTGTTTACACCCAAAATGCTGACTAATTTTATGTCAAAAAATATTATCTCCTATATGGGGTGCATGACTCAGctctactttttctgttttttggctaTTTCTGAATGCTATGTGCTGACATCAATGGCAtatgatcgctatgtggccatctgtaaaCCACTTTTGTATAGTGTTACCATGTCCCCTAAAGTGTATTCCAGCCTTATGCTTGGTTCATACTTGATGGCATTTTCTGGTGCCATGGCCCACACTGGATGCATGCTGAGACTGACCTTCTGTGATGCAAACACCATCAACCATTACTTGTGTGACATCCTCCCTGTGCTCCAGCTCTCCTGCACGAGCACCTACATCAACGAGCTGGTAATATTCATTGTGGGAAGCATCAACATCAGTGTGCCCAGTCTcaccatctttgtctcttatggttacatcctctccagcatcctCCACATCAGCTCCATGGGCGGCAGGTCCAAAGCCTTCAGCACCTGTAGTTCCCACATAATTGCTGTTTCTCTGTTCTTTGGATCAAGTGCATTTATGTATCTCCAACCATCTTCTTCTGTGTCTATGGAGGAGGGAAAAATCTCTTCTGTCTTTTACACCACTACAGTTCCAATGATGAACCCCTTAATTTATAGCCTGAGGAACAAAGACGTTAAACTTGCTCTGAGAAAAACTCTGAATAGGAGAGCGTTTTGA